From a region of the Thermoplasmata archaeon genome:
- a CDS encoding bile acid:sodium symporter, whose amino-acid sequence MTSIGKTLGLKTILFPLFVVIAIVLGLELGIHLKSASDAVATYGIPVGLFFMIYPAMTKVRMRDFAKSLTNIKSVGLMLALNYLIDPFLVAGLGYLFFDLIFYRMGLISMNVANQVVVGVILLGVAPCIAMVMVWTDLSKGNLALGVSFVAWNSIIQIITTPFLVYILARTSVVIEPSLILESVLLYLALPLIAGVLTRQLMHKKPYFSKVLNVLGNVQTIALLFTIIVMFWSEGYGIIEYPSLIWMMAIVMLSFYFILFHIGYFTAKKLKYNYQDSTAIGYTVSARDFEVAIAIALVAFSKYPFVPIATAIGPLLEIPLMLLLVWVQLGRLEKFRKSEKSLISL is encoded by the coding sequence ATGACGAGCATTGGAAAAACACTTGGCTTAAAAACAATACTATTTCCATTATTTGTAGTCATTGCTATTGTACTGGGATTGGAGCTTGGAATACATTTAAAGAGTGCGAGTGATGCTGTGGCCACGTACGGCATACCTGTAGGCCTGTTTTTCATGATCTATCCGGCCATGACGAAAGTGCGAATGCGCGATTTTGCAAAAAGTCTAACAAACATAAAGAGCGTGGGGCTGATGCTGGCACTGAACTATCTGATAGATCCGTTTCTTGTGGCAGGGCTCGGATACCTATTTTTCGACCTGATATTTTACCGCATGGGACTGATCAGCATGAACGTTGCAAATCAGGTGGTTGTGGGTGTGATACTATTGGGCGTGGCACCATGCATAGCTATGGTAATGGTATGGACAGATCTCTCAAAGGGCAATCTGGCGCTGGGAGTGTCTTTTGTAGCTTGGAACTCGATTATCCAGATCATTACAACTCCGTTTCTTGTCTACATACTTGCGAGAACTAGCGTTGTAATAGAGCCTTCGCTGATACTGGAGAGTGTGCTGTTGTATCTGGCGCTGCCGCTTATTGCAGGTGTATTGACCAGGCAGTTAATGCACAAAAAACCATATTTTTCAAAGGTTCTGAACGTGCTGGGAAACGTGCAGACTATAGCGCTGCTGTTTACAATAATCGTGATGTTCTGGAGCGAAGGGTATGGAATCATAGAATATCCATCGCTCATATGGATGATGGCAATAGTGATGCTCTCGTTTTATTTTATATTGTTTCACATTGGCTATTTTACAGCAAAAAAGCTCAAATACAATTATCAGGACTCTACAGCGATCGGATACACAGTTTCTGCGCGAGACTTTGAAGTGGCAATAGCCATTGCCTTAGTTGCGTTTTCCAAGTACCCGTTTGTGCCAATAGCCACAGCGATAGGGCCATTGTTAGAAATACCGTTAATGTTGTTGCTGGTCTGGGTTCAGCTGGGCAGACTTGAAAAATTTAGAAAATCAGAAAAAAGTTTAATATCATTGTGA
- the merA gene encoding mercury(II) reductase: MKDYDLIILGGGSAAFSAAIKAVEFGAHVMIIENNVIGGTCVNRGCIPSKNLLWASSLFGNFAINNFKQIKLNGKYDLKKLIEQKDALVSKLRKEKYENLLGYYPNIQFVKGTGKFDGQSIKIADRTYSARKYIIATGSLPHVPGIDGISKINILTSNELLNMSKVPESIGIIGGGYIALEMSMYLSWLGSKVTIFERGERLLKKYDADMSEAVEQYLNKNGVKILKNVTFHRVGKLKSQNEIDISVKRDSQSLFFEALLVASGRIPNTENIGLNTATVTVDDHDAVIIDKTLKTSNPDIYAAGDVTGLNMLVTVAAKQGAVAAENALFGQDLEIDYNLIPYAIYTDPQIAGVGLLEEQAKKKNIIYNVRTLTNVLVPKANTMRHTAGFVKMLTDKEDHIIGFHGFAPYISEFVSEATLAIKYRMTPEELAEIVHPYPTMSESLKMVAQSFSKDMSRLSCCAE; encoded by the coding sequence ATGAAAGACTACGATCTCATAATTCTGGGTGGCGGCTCTGCCGCGTTTTCAGCAGCGATCAAGGCTGTAGAGTTTGGAGCGCATGTTATGATCATAGAAAATAATGTAATTGGAGGAACCTGTGTAAATAGAGGATGCATACCGAGCAAGAACCTTTTATGGGCTTCATCGCTGTTTGGAAACTTTGCAATTAATAATTTCAAGCAGATAAAATTAAATGGCAAGTATGACCTGAAAAAGCTGATAGAGCAGAAAGATGCGCTTGTGTCAAAGCTTAGAAAAGAGAAGTACGAGAATCTATTAGGATACTATCCCAATATCCAGTTTGTGAAAGGCACTGGCAAATTTGATGGACAATCTATAAAAATTGCAGATCGCACTTACAGCGCGAGAAAATACATAATAGCAACAGGCTCTTTGCCGCATGTTCCAGGCATTGATGGCATTTCAAAAATTAATATATTGACCAGCAATGAGCTGTTGAACATGAGCAAAGTTCCAGAGAGCATAGGCATAATAGGAGGTGGCTACATCGCACTGGAAATGAGTATGTATCTGAGCTGGCTAGGCTCAAAAGTTACAATATTTGAGAGAGGAGAAAGGCTATTGAAAAAGTACGATGCAGACATGTCAGAGGCTGTAGAACAGTATCTTAACAAGAACGGTGTGAAAATACTGAAAAATGTCACGTTTCATAGAGTGGGAAAACTAAAATCACAGAATGAAATTGATATAAGCGTAAAAAGAGATTCACAATCCTTGTTTTTTGAAGCTCTGTTAGTCGCGTCTGGAAGAATACCTAATACCGAAAACATAGGATTGAATACAGCGACTGTAACTGTTGATGATCACGATGCTGTGATAATAGACAAAACATTAAAAACTTCAAATCCCGACATTTACGCTGCAGGAGATGTAACAGGCTTAAATATGCTCGTTACAGTAGCTGCAAAGCAAGGTGCTGTAGCTGCTGAAAACGCGCTTTTTGGGCAGGATCTCGAGATCGATTATAATCTAATACCATATGCGATATACACAGATCCTCAGATTGCTGGAGTGGGGTTGCTTGAAGAACAAGCTAAAAAGAAAAATATTATATACAATGTTCGAACACTGACCAATGTGCTAGTTCCAAAGGCAAATACCATGCGCCATACTGCTGGATTTGTAAAGATGCTCACTGACAAGGAAGATCACATCATCGGGTTTCATGGATTTGCACCTTACATATCAGAGTTTGTATCAGAAGCCACGCTAGCAATCAAGTATCGGATGACTCCTGAAGAGTTGGCAGAGATCGTGCATCCGTATCCAACAATGTCTGAATCACTGAAGATGGTCGCACAATCATTTTCTAAAGATATGTCAAGGTTAAGCTGCTGTGCAGAATAA
- a CDS encoding metalloregulator ArsR/SmtB family transcription factor, with the protein MNNVEYCNLKKITPVKIEDFESVEQITEALANKARLAILYALNKYGELCACEIIPSFKLAQPTITLHLQKLYNAGLLKKREEWKYTYYSIKDEYLQFVRTVLELNKKSKL; encoded by the coding sequence ATGAACAATGTTGAGTATTGTAACCTTAAAAAGATAACGCCTGTAAAAATCGAAGATTTTGAGTCTGTGGAGCAAATAACTGAAGCGCTTGCAAACAAAGCGCGGCTTGCTATATTATATGCTCTTAACAAATACGGAGAGCTGTGCGCTTGCGAGATCATACCTTCGTTCAAACTTGCACAGCCTACAATCACGTTGCATCTTCAAAAACTGTATAATGCAGGACTGCTCAAAAAAAGAGAAGAATGGAAATACACGTACTATTCTATAAAAGATGAGTATCTGCAGTTTGTAAGAACCGTGCTGGAACTTAACAAAAAATCAAAATTGTGA
- a CDS encoding cation transporter: MVKKKVNLKIYGMTCEDCAITITKHLNEKDGVKVLNLSFLNEHGTIIVDTDKISAEEVLKLPIFSGKSHYRAMLEDDQK, encoded by the coding sequence ATGGTTAAAAAAAAAGTAAACTTGAAAATATATGGTATGACATGCGAAGATTGTGCTATTACAATAACTAAACACCTTAACGAAAAAGATGGCGTGAAAGTACTGAATCTATCATTTTTAAATGAGCATGGCACCATAATTGTGGATACTGACAAAATATCTGCAGAAGAAGTTTTGAAATTGCCAATATTTAGTGGCAAGTCACATTACAGAGCCATGTTAGAAGATGATCAAAAATGA